CGCCAATGTCCATGGGCTACCAGAGAAGCCAATCAACGGTACTTCACCTTGCAGATCATGACGAATTTGACGAACTGCATTCATTACGTATTGCAGCTCACCTTCAGGATCAGGTAAACCAATTTTATCTACGTCAGCTTTACAAGTAATAGGACGTTGGAATTTAGGGCCTTCGCCGGCTTCGAAGTATAAGCCAAGACCCATTGCATCAGGAATCGTCAAGATATCTGAGAACAAGATAGCAGCATCAAGCGGAAAACGCTTAAGTGGCTGCAATGTGACTTCACTTGCTAGCTCAGCGTTCTTACATAGCGACATAAAGTCACCTGCAACGCTACGTGTTTCACGGTATTCAGGGAGATAACGACCCGCTTGGCGCATCATCCACACCGGCGTGTAATCAACAGGCTGTTTTAACAACGCACGTAGGTAGCGGTCATTCTTTAATTCGCTCATTTGAGACTCCATGGGTAAATTCTGCATTTATTGTATCATTCATTACTCAGAACAAAATAGAACATATCTTATTCTATCAATAGGAAATAACGATACGATAACGCGTTAAACCTGATTGTTAATCATTACAGGGCTAGCTTGAAAAAGACAGCGTATGATCTATCAACCGACGTGCGATTGTCCCTTGTGGCGGTAACTGAGGTAAATGCTCCGCATCAGCCCAGATTGCGTCGGTTAACTCTTCATAATCAGGCTTAATATCACCACTGGCGTAATCAGCAGTAAATCCCATCATCAGATTAGAGGGAAATGCCCACGGCTGACTAGCAAAGTATTGAATATTCGCAACAGTAATGCCTGTTTCTTCCAATACTTCACGTGCAACACATTGCTCTAGTGTTTCACCAGTTTCAACAAAACCCGCAATCACGGTATACATACCTGTTTTATGTCTGGGATGCTGCGCGAGCAAAATTTTCTCATCTTTACGTACCGCGACAATAATACAAGGCGAAACACGTGGATAATCTATTGCCTTACAAGTTTGACACTGCATTGCCAATTGGTCTTCACACAACATTGCTTCA
Above is a genomic segment from Photobacterium angustum containing:
- the nudC gene encoding NAD(+) diphosphatase — translated: MLKNENVAYSCETLNGKILLENSKLPLRAMSDLATKMSDIRQIGTFNGIPVYWGEAKFLDDSDVFYSLRELLNEDSGLFNLVGRAIQLSHMLYQQHFCGRCGHEAMLCEDQLAMQCQTCKAIDYPRVSPCIIVAVRKDEKILLAQHPRHKTGMYTVIAGFVETGETLEQCVAREVLEETGITVANIQYFASQPWAFPSNLMMGFTADYASGDIKPDYEELTDAIWADAEHLPQLPPQGTIARRLIDHTLSFSS